TGATCGAGCTGGAGACGGCCGACTGGCAGCGGGTAATCGACACCAACCTCACTAGCGCCTTCATGATTGGCCGTGAGGCGGCAAAACGGATGATCCCGCGGGGATATGGCAAGATCGTCAATATCGGCTCGCTGACCAGCGAACTGGCCCGCGCGACGGTGGCGCCCTACACCGTGGCCAAGGGCGGCATCAAGATGCTGACCCGCGCCATGGCGGCGGAATGGGCGCAATACGGCATTCAGGCGAACGCCATCGGCCCCGGCTACATGCTGACCGACATGAATCAGGCATTGATCGACAATCCGGAATTTGACGCCTGGGTGAAGGCGCGCACGCCCGCGAAACGCTGGGGCAAGCCGCAGGAACTTGTCGGAACCGCCGTGTTCCTGTCTGCTTCGGCCTCCGACTACGTCAATGGCCAGATAATCTATGTCGATGGTGGAATGCTGTCGGTTCTCTAGAACCGCCGCCATCCTTGATGCCAACAGAAATTGGCGGGAGGAGACGCGCATGCGCGGAGTCGTCATTCATGCAGCAAAAGACCTGCGGGTAGAGGACGTTGCTGGCCAGCCACTTGCCGCGGACGAGGTGCGGGTGGCCGTTGCCGTCGGCGGAATTTGCGGCTCGGATCTGCATTATTATAACCATGGCGGCTTCGGCACGGTGCGCGTGCGCGAGCCGATGGCGCTCGGTCATGAGTTTGCCGGTACGGTGGTTGAGGTGGGCAGTTCGGTCTCGCATCTCGTGCCCGGCATGCGCGTGGCCGTCAATCCGAGCCTGCCTTGCGGCACCTGCCGCTATTGCGCTCAGGGCAGGCAGAATCAGTGCCTGGACATGCGCTTCATGGGCAGCGCCATGCGCTCCCCCCATGTTCAGGGCGGTTTCCGTGAAGTCGTGACCGTCCATTCAACGCAACCGGTACAGATCGCCGACGGACTTTCCATGGGTGAGGCAGCCATGGCCGAGCCTTTGGCCGTGTGCCTCCATGCCGCGCGTCAGGCGGGATCGCTTCTGGGCAAGACGGTGCTGATAACCGGTGCCGGGCCGATCGGCATGCTTAGCCTGCTGGTTGCCCGTCTTGCCGGCGCGGCGCATATCGTCGTTACCGATGTCGCCGATGCACCGCTCGATCTGGCGCGACGTATCGGCGCGGATGAAGCCGTCAACATCCTGCGCGATGCCGACATGCTTGAAAAATACCGATTTGAAAAAGGCGTCTTCGACGTCCTGTTCGAAGCCTCCGGCAATCAGGCGGCACTTCTCCCGGCGCTGGATCTGCTCCGGCCGGGCGGTATTATCGTCCAGCTCGGTCTTGGCGGAGACTTCACCATTCCGATGAACCTCATCGTTGCCAAAGAGCTGCAGCTGCGCGGAACGTTCCGCTTCCACGAGGAATTTGCCCAGGCGGTGAATATGATGGGACGTGGCCTGATCGACGTTAAGCCTTTGATCAGCGCCACATTGCCGTTCGATCAGGCCCGCGAGGCTTTCGATCTTGCCGGTGACCGCGCAAAAAGCATGAAAGTGCAGCTTGCCTTCAGCGGAGCAGCCTGATGAAGACCGTTACCGCCAGGCCGCTGACAGCGGAAGCCTTCGCGCCCTACGGCTCTGTCGCCGACATCTCCGAACTTGAAAATCTGGTGTCGCTTGCGGATGCCTATGAGGGAACCGGCGAAGCAAAAACACCAGTGCTTCAACTCGTACAGGCGAAGGCAATGTCGGGTTCTCCGGTCATTTCGCAAATGGAAATACATCCATTCTCCAGCCAGACTTTTCTGCCGCTCGACCAGTCGTCATCTCTGATCGTGGTTTGCGAAGCAGGTGAGGACGGGATGCCGGACGAATCCACCATAAAGGCCTTTCTGGCAAGCCCCAGCCAGATCGTCACCTATCGTCACGGTGTCATGCATCACAGGCTGACGCCGCTTGCGCCCTCCGGCAGATTCGCCATGACGATGTGGCAGACGGGACGTGGTGGAGACACCGTCCTTTACCCGCTGCACACACCCGTATCGGTGGATATCTCCGACATCACCCCGTGAGCATGCGGTCGTCGGTTTTGCTCTTCTGGTCAATCAAACCGCTGCCTGAAATGTGCATGTGAAGGCAACGCTGTGTTTCAGGCATCAGCGCATCATGACCAGTCCGTCCCTCAGCGACGGGAACCCGTTCTCATCCGGAGGGAGGGCTCTCTAGACGGCGTGTTCACCGGGGCCGAGATAGCTTGCCATCAGTGCCGGATCGACGGCGAGTTCAGCGGCAGGACCTGAGCGGCGGACCTCGCCGAGCTCAACGAGATAGGCCTCGTCGGCGATTTCAAGCGCGGCGCGGGCGTTCTGTTCGACCAGCAGGATGGAGACGCCGGTACGGCGCAGTTCGGCGACGATGCGCAGGATTTCGGCGACGATCAACGGCGCAAGCCCGAGGCTTGGCTCATCCAGCAGCAGCAGTCTCGGCCGGCTCATCAGTGCCCGGGCGAGCGCCAGCATCTGCCTTTCGCCGCCGGAAAGCGTTCCGGCAAGCTGCTTGCTGCGCTCGCGAAGGCGCGGGAAGAGTGCATGGACCTCTTCACGGGTTTCGTTGCGCTCCTGGCGTGAGCGCAGGAAACCGCCGAGTTCGATATTGTCCTCGACCGTCATCGACCCGAACAATTCGCGCTTTTCCGGCACCAGGCAAAGGCCGGCGGCAACCCGGCCCTCGATGGTGTCGGGCACCGGCGCGCCGTCGTAGAGAATGGTCCCGCGTGAGGGGATCACGCCCATTATGGCATTGAGCAGCGTCGTCTTGCCGGCCCCATTCGCCCCGATGACGGTGACGATGCTGCCTGCCGCCATGGCAAGAGATATGCCATGCACCACCTCGGCGCGGCCGTAAGCGACATGGATGTCCCTGATATCGAGTAGATTTCCTCTCACGCCGCACCCCCTAGATAGGCCGCGATCACGGCCGGATGTTGCCTTATGTCCGCAGGCTTGCCTTCGGCGATCAATGTGCCGAAGTCCAGCACGACGATATGATCGACCAGCCCCATGACGAAGCCCATGTCGTGCTCGACAAGCAGCACGCTCACACCTTCTGCCCGCAGTTTCTTCAGGAGATCGGCGAGCTCCTGTTTTTCGCCGTGGCGCAGGCCTGCCGCCGGTTCGTCGAGCAACAGCAGGGTCGGGTTGAGGCAGAGCGCGCGCGCGATTTCGAGGATACGGATCTGCCCGAGCGCGAGGTCGCCGGCCGGACGGTCGCGATGGGCGCCGAGGCCGACGCGGTCAAGCTGGTCGGCGGCTTCGGCCAGAAGGGCCTGCTCCTGCCTGCGTTCGAGCCGGAAGAAGCTGCGGAACATGCCCGCATTGCCGCGCAGATGTGCGCCCAGCGCCACGTTCTCCAGAACAGACATCGTCGGCAGCACCTTGGCGTGCTGGAAGGTTCTGGCAATGCCCCGTCGTGCGATCAGCCGCGGATTGAGGCCCGACAATCTTTGTCCCTGATAGGTGACTTCTCCACCGGACAGGTTGAGGATGCCGGTGATGAGGTTGAAGGTGGTGCTCTTGCCGGCGCCATTCGGGCCGATCAGGCCGATGATCTGCCCGGCCTTGATGTCGAAGCTGACATCATTGACTGCTGTCAGCCCGCCAAAGGCCTTGCGGACCCTGTCGACCCGCACCAGCGGGCTGCCCGTTTGCGGCATGGGGCGTTTGTCCAACGCTTCGCCATCACGCCGGATGGTGCGGGGCGGCCGCGCGGGCAGGTATCTTTCCAGAAGCGGCCAGAGACCATCACGGGAAAGCTGCAGGATAAGGACGAGCAGCACACCGAATACGATCATTTCGAAATTGACCGATGTGCCGAGGAGGCCGGGCAGTACCCGTTGCAGCACCTCCTTCAACACCAGCACGACACTTGCGCCGAAGATCGCCCCGACAACACGGCCGGAGCCGCCCACCACGGCCATCAGCATATAGGTGATGCCCATGTCGAGGCCGAAGGGGGTCGGGTTGATCGATCGCTGCATATGG
This window of the Agrobacterium fabrum str. C58 genome carries:
- a CDS encoding SDR family oxidoreductase, with product MSNQIIFDLGGRTALVTGSSRGLGRAMAEGLAVAGARILINGTDPSRVAQTVQEFRNVGHDAEAVAFDVTSESEIIEAFARLDEQGIDVDILVNNAGIQFRKPMIELETADWQRVIDTNLTSAFMIGREAAKRMIPRGYGKIVNIGSLTSELARATVAPYTVAKGGIKMLTRAMAAEWAQYGIQANAIGPGYMLTDMNQALIDNPEFDAWVKARTPAKRWGKPQELVGTAVFLSASASDYVNGQIIYVDGGMLSVL
- a CDS encoding L-idonate 5-dehydrogenase, with amino-acid sequence MRGVVIHAAKDLRVEDVAGQPLAADEVRVAVAVGGICGSDLHYYNHGGFGTVRVREPMALGHEFAGTVVEVGSSVSHLVPGMRVAVNPSLPCGTCRYCAQGRQNQCLDMRFMGSAMRSPHVQGGFREVVTVHSTQPVQIADGLSMGEAAMAEPLAVCLHAARQAGSLLGKTVLITGAGPIGMLSLLVARLAGAAHIVVTDVADAPLDLARRIGADEAVNILRDADMLEKYRFEKGVFDVLFEASGNQAALLPALDLLRPGGIIVQLGLGGDFTIPMNLIVAKELQLRGTFRFHEEFAQAVNMMGRGLIDVKPLISATLPFDQAREAFDLAGDRAKSMKVQLAFSGAA
- a CDS encoding ureidoglycolate lyase encodes the protein MKTVTARPLTAEAFAPYGSVADISELENLVSLADAYEGTGEAKTPVLQLVQAKAMSGSPVISQMEIHPFSSQTFLPLDQSSSLIVVCEAGEDGMPDESTIKAFLASPSQIVTYRHGVMHHRLTPLAPSGRFAMTMWQTGRGGDTVLYPLHTPVSVDISDITP
- a CDS encoding ABC transporter ATP-binding protein, with product MRGNLLDIRDIHVAYGRAEVVHGISLAMAAGSIVTVIGANGAGKTTLLNAIMGVIPSRGTILYDGAPVPDTIEGRVAAGLCLVPEKRELFGSMTVEDNIELGGFLRSRQERNETREEVHALFPRLRERSKQLAGTLSGGERQMLALARALMSRPRLLLLDEPSLGLAPLIVAEILRIVAELRRTGVSILLVEQNARAALEIADEAYLVELGEVRRSGPAAELAVDPALMASYLGPGEHAV
- a CDS encoding ABC transporter permease subunit gives rise to the protein MTLGKHLYPAVAALFLVAIFPLLPVPPFWVTLANNIGLASLVAIGLVLLTGVGGMTSFGQAAFCGFGAYTTAVLTSAYGFSPWLTLPLSLLVGAVVALPLGLMTVRLSGHYLPLGTIAWGLAIYYLFGRIELLGRYDGISGIPPLSLGGEALMSSSSIYYIIWIFVIAVAIGAQNLLDSRVGRGIRALRGGSQAAEAFGVNIERAKLTVFVFAAVVAALSGWLYAHMQRSINPTPFGLDMGITYMLMAVVGGSGRVVGAIFGASVVLVLKEVLQRVLPGLLGTSVNFEMIVFGVLLVLILQLSRDGLWPLLERYLPARPPRTIRRDGEALDKRPMPQTGSPLVRVDRVRKAFGGLTAVNDVSFDIKAGQIIGLIGPNGAGKSTTFNLITGILNLSGGEVTYQGQRLSGLNPRLIARRGIARTFQHAKVLPTMSVLENVALGAHLRGNAGMFRSFFRLERRQEQALLAEAADQLDRVGLGAHRDRPAGDLALGQIRILEIARALCLNPTLLLLDEPAAGLRHGEKQELADLLKKLRAEGVSVLLVEHDMGFVMGLVDHIVVLDFGTLIAEGKPADIRQHPAVIAAYLGGAA